The genomic segment aattgcaaattgtctcagaatatcaatgtctacaccaTACTggaagtttatttaaaggtgaacaaccccttgaagAGACAGAGCAGATTAGCAGAGTCAAGCCCAAACCAGTTGGTGTTACAGGTCAGGATCCAAATGAAGGCACTAGGGTTGGGTACAGAATCAGGAGGCTTGAGCAAGGCCAGGAAACAGATTCAGTGCACTCAGCACAACATGGCACGGCCAGGTGAAAGCAGGAAAACactgaggggcctatttatcatgctgtgtaaaaaaacagcgaCAAAGTAGCCCACACACCCCCAGGCATCACCGTGCTGTATAAAAAATGATCCTTTCAAACAGAACCTTTCTAGAAGCAACCACCAGATGGTGctgttgtatttaaaaaaacaaaacaaaaaaactatcaGTCTATCTACACATGAGGTAAGTTTAGCACTCAACGGATCCtcataatattttaatttattgatAGCCCAATGTTTTGGTCTCTATTTGTGACCTTTTTCAAGGGAAACAAACCCTTGAAAAAGTTCACAAATAATGTGCAAAACATTGGGCTctaaataacattttcatgtcAAATTCTAAAGACCTGTTGAGTGCTATACTTACCTCTTGTATATGTTTTCTGTTattagcacccaggcatttgtaaatatttatatctatctatacatatatatataggtatagagTTCTGCTTGTGAATCTTATTCATCTTAACTGAGTATAGCATTGCATATGTACATATGGTGCAGTTCCTTGCAAGCTTTGGTTTGGTTAAAGCATATAATATCCTAGCGGAGGCACAGAGGAACCAACCTTTCCCTGGCAATATGCAGCGCAGGGCAATGTACCTTGATTTGCCTTCTGTTCTGTGCAAGTTTGTATTAAATCAGCAAGGCAGGGGGAGCATTGGAGAGAACATGCCATAAGGAAAGAGTCGCTCTTTGCAACTTCTGCTGGTTCAGCTTTTAGCATTTGAACACAATATCGCACAAAGTGCAATGCTGTGGAGGCAcagacacaagggaaccctgggaTTATCACCTGATTTGTATGCTGCACTTACACATGCAGTTTGCAGGTTTATTAGATCTGCACTTAGTGCTTGTTAGTAATGTGTTAATAGTGAGCTCTTATGCAGTCATTAGCATTTGAACACCCCATTAAAATTGATCAGTTgcagagctatttaagtttttaataaatgccaatataattaattttgtaacagcaccacctgctggtcagctCTTACAACTATGCGGTCAAAGAGATATCTCTTAGAAGTAAAACAGAGAAGTgttttgatgttgctctgcttaggacGTGTTTTGTTTTTGAAAGTATATCTCTTTGACTGTACAGATataggaactgaccagcaggtggtgctgttgttacaaaattcattatattgaccGCTGAAGATGAACTTATCCTTTAATGCTATGACATATCGTGTGTGTTATTCCTGCTTTTGCCTTGATTGGCATTAGAAAAGAAATCATTGTAGGTTTTGCACAAAGAGAAACTGTAAAGCTATACTAAATAAAAGATGAGCCGGGAAGAATTGTACGTTTTATTGAATAAAAAGAGATGTAAATTATCCAATAGTCGAGAATAGAATAGTTATATTAGTAAATATCTGCAATAAATAGTGGGTAGGACAGGCCTTCTACAATGCAGGCTACAAACTGGGCACTCCAGCCTGAAGCACCTGGTCTTTAGTACACCTAATGGGGTGGGTGCCCCAACGTGTTATACAAAGCATATCATATCTATAAgatacatatatttatagaagATCTAGGACTGACAGCAAGTTCCCTCTTTGCTCTTATACCCAGTCTAATCACACTGAACAACTCTCTGCTTTAGGACAAGCTTAGGATCAGATAGTGAAAGGGTGGCAGAGAGAATAAGGAGATGCTGGTATTAAGAATGAAAACACAGAAAGAGAAAGGACACAGTGCCTCTGAGGGTCTCAGAGTCTCGCTGCTGTGTGCAACCCCCTAAGGTGTCACCATGGTCTCCACATCTGTAAGGATCTCAGGAGAGAGCACTGTGTCTTCCCTTGTGCTACATCACTATGGAGGGGTACAGAGGTTTGCTCTGCTTCACAATCAGACAGGGAAGGTGACATGGTCCTCCCAGTGTCACCCTCATAGTCTTGTATGAGGAAGGCCGTTCTGCCCTCCGGCCTGGGGAGAGACTTGAGGAGATGGTTGAGCAGTCGGGCGCCCAAGGCTGGATCCATCCAGTCACATGTGAGCAGCAGGCTGTGCAACTCATGCATACACTGGATATATCCCGTGCTGAACCTCTGCTGGGCATCTACACTTCCCTGGGAAGGTTCACCTGTTGGGAGAATACACAGGCCATAGGTTGAAGAGGACAAAACACTTTATTGGAATATAGGATCAAATATACCCTTATACCTGCCAACCTCTCCTCACACAGAAACCAAACATATCCCTGGTGATGGCACAATGTCCCTCCAGCTAGATAGTAGTGCTATTTACTACTGTATCCTCCGATCCTCCCCATACTGGCTCCCTAGAAACACTCGGTTAATGTGTGAGAAGCCTATAGTTTACCCTCTTCTCTGCATAACTGGACAGTGCTGAGAGTTTCTTCACTTTCCGTAGTCCAGTCATCGAGTTAAGTTCCTGCTTTCATGACTAGAGCATCATTTTGTCTCTTCTCGGTCACAGCCCTCTGCACCCATTGCTTACCTACCTTCCCAGCACACCAAAACCCCTTAGTTTTTAGTTTAACTTTAGCCTAAAGTTTTAGACactttataacagtaatgattctgTCCTTTGTGCATAGGGCGTAGCCATCTTAgtttctgttaggagtgtcagtggaaCTGCTCATGCTCAGTGCGCCCAGTgcagctattgagaagctgagcttaggggtccttAAAaaccatcaagcagaaaatgaggtttgtctgtcatagaagctgatggtTAAACTCTGGTGCAAACTGCACTTATTTTTGAGCTGCCATATAATTTAaattatagggatgcactgaatccttcATAAAGCATTTGCCTGAATACCGAacggaatccaaatcctaattagtataaaaatgttcaacttctgtgtttacgtgacaagaagtcacatgatttttaggatttggatttggatttggttttgtCAGGAGCATGGATTCCGCTGAAtctaaatcctgccaaaaaaggctgaatagcgaactgaatcctggattcggtgcatccttattAATTTCTACTTATATtgcgacatttatattctatatattcagtatcttttgcatcagtccctaagctcaggttagtTATCCTAATTACCAGAAGCATGTTATTTGGAGGgcacttattttatatattattgtattggcTCTATTGTATGTGCATTGCTGCTGCCCATCAGTACAGTCACCTCTGTCTCTGGGTATGTAAAACTGTAGTGGTACAGCACAATAGGCCCCATCTGACTTTACTGCTGCTTTATATAGCAACCTATGACAGTGCTATTCTAGATTACATTGACTCTAAGCCAAACTTCCTTAGGCCAACAATGGCTGTAGGCTTTTAAAAAGGccgcctccctgaccaatatcttgtCATGATCAATCAGGTGTCTCTCAGGCAAGCTCTATATCTGACCATGTATACAACTCTCTCTCAACAGGTTAGCATGGCCCCTATTTCTTTCATGGATTCCTTTACCTGTGCTCTTGCTTTTCTGGATATTCTGCAGGTGTCTGACAGTCATTTCAAGGATGTCGGCTTTCTCTAACTTCGATTGCTGTGAAACAGAGATATGAGTTATAATATGGAGACCACAAAGCCCAAACTTGTAATGGTCTCATTGACATCAGTTTTGGCTAGGGCTGAGGTATATCAACTATGTCCTGGAATGCCAAGGTGATGTTTTGCTATAGTTACTGATACAAAGCACATTATATCTATAAGATCTTTTGTAACCCCACACCACCA from the Xenopus tropicalis strain Nigerian chromosome 5, UCB_Xtro_10.0, whole genome shotgun sequence genome contains:
- the hes6.2 gene encoding hes family bHLH transcription factor 6, giving the protein MSGAGRSQLKACSAKEERKLRKPLIERKRRERINTCLEQLKETVIKAFHLDQSKLEKADILEMTVRHLQNIQKSKSTGEPSQGSVDAQQRFSTGYIQCMHELHSLLLTCDWMDPALGARLLNHLLKSLPRPEGRTAFLIQDYEGDTGRTMSPSLSDCEAEQTSVPLHSDVAQGKTQCSLLRSLQMWRPW